One Lutra lutra chromosome 18, mLutLut1.2, whole genome shotgun sequence genomic window carries:
- the PCOLCE gene encoding procollagen C-endopeptidase enhancer 1 produces the protein MLPAATASLLGPLLTAWALLPFAQGQTPNYTRPVFLCGGDVTGESGYVASEGFPNLYPPNKECIWTITVPEGQTVSLSFRVFDLEQHSACRYDALDVFAGSGTSGQRLGRFCGTFRPAPLVAPGNQVTLRMTADEGTGGRGFLLWYSGRATSGTEHQFCGGRLEKAQGTLTTPNWPESDYPPGISCSWHIIAPPDQVISLTFGKFDLEPDTYCRYDSVSVFNGAVSDDSKRLGKFCGDTAPGTISSEGNELLVQFVSDLSVTADGFSASYKTLPRGAEGQSRSPGEDARSGTSLPKPRPPPAEKPKASSEAQATPGGPDVPAVSCPKQCRRTGTLQSNFCSSSLVVTATVKSMVRGPGEGLTVTVSLIGAYKTGGLDLPSPLTDTPLKFYVPCKQCPPMKKGASYLIMGQVDENRGPVLPADSFVVLYRSNQDQILTNLSKRKCPSQPVRAAGSQA, from the exons ATGCTGCCTGCTGCTACAGCCTCCCTCTTGGGGCCCCTCCTCACTGCCTGGGCCCTGCTACCTTTCGCCCAGGGCCAGACCCCCAACTATACCAG ACCCGTGTTCCTGTGTGGAGGGGATGTGACCGGGGAGTCAGGTTACGTGGCAAGTGAGGGTTTCCCCAACCTCTACCCCCCCAATAAGGAGTGCATCTGGACAATAACG GTCCCTGAGGGCCAGACTGTGTCCCTTTCCTTCCGAGTCTTCGACTTGGAGCAGCACTCGGCCTGCCGTTACGATGCTCTGGATGTCTTTGCCGGGTCTGGAACCTCGGGCCAGCGGCTTGGACGCTTCTGCGGGACCTTCCGGCCTGCGCCCTTAGTCGCCCCCGGCAACCAGGTGACCCTGAGGATGACGGCGGACGAGGGGACGGGAGGACGAGGCTTCCTGCTCTGGTACAGCGGGAGGGCCACCTCAGGCACTG agcacCAATTTTGCGGGGGGCGGCTGGAGAAGGCCCAGGGAACCCTGACCACGCCCAACTGGCCCGAGTCCGATTACCCCCCGGGCATCAGCTGTTCCTGGCACATCATCGCGCCCCCGGACCAG GTGATTTCGCTGACCTTCGGGAAGTTTGACCTGGAGCCCGACACCTACTGCCGCTATGACTCGGTCAGCGTGTTCAACGGAGCAGTGAGCGATGACTCCAAGAGGCTGGGGAAGTTCTGCGGCGACACGGCCCCGGG TACCATCTCTTCTGAAGGGAACGAGCTCCTTGTCCAGTTCGTCTCTGACCTCAGTGTCACAGCGGATGGTTTCTCGGCCTCCTACAAGACCCTGCCGCGAGGTGCTGAAGGGCAGTCCCGGAGCCCGGGGGAGGATGCCCGGTCGGGTACCTCGCTCCCCAAGCCCAGACCCCCACCTGCAGAGAAACCAAAGGCCTCATCTGAGGCCCAGGCAACTCCGGGGGGCCCCG ACGTGCCTGCTGTGTCCTGCCCAAAGCAGTGCCGCCGGACAGGCACCCTGCAGAGCAACTTCTGTTCCAGCAGCCTGG TGGTGACCGCAACAGTGAAGTCCATGGTTCGGGGCCCAGGAGAGGGCCTCACTGTCACCGTCAGTCTCATTGGTGCTTACAAAACCGGAGGCCTGGACTTGCCCTCTCCACTCACTGACACCCCCCTGAAGTTTTATGTGCCCTGCAAGCAGTGCCCCCCCATGAAGAAAG gagcCAGTTATCTGATCATGGGCCAGGTGGACGAGAACAGAGGTCCTGTCCTTCCTGCAGACAGCTTCGTGGTTCTCTACCGGTCCAACCAGGACCAGATCCTCACCAACCTCAGCAAGAGAAAGTGCCCCTCCCAGCCTGTTCGGGCTGCTGGGTCCCAGGCCTAA